In Microplitis demolitor isolate Queensland-Clemson2020A chromosome 9, iyMicDemo2.1a, whole genome shotgun sequence, one genomic interval encodes:
- the LOC103580788 gene encoding uncharacterized protein LOC103580788, whose product MEIVTVLLITVFVCFVVANISKYNPSIDETPIDVKNKTKSVLKELKKLDYNFKTNIQMESTAGNNVHINIVDPCDPADNDKRKTCDMNDPNSCKSCPYTTCTHFESKASINGITIPENLNKDLGYCISSTDMSEGCNKYHGDWVMIKASATIKDNSNANDYIRFCLCKKPGFIGNRSLFGNCSTPFICDGEVEDINTEYKSIKCKCFDEYKSVTVGDDGRICKAPTVRERSNWLTVPKPLKLKDTFIKVDDYYNNNIKGDINKADELIDPCSICPITGNRTYGKSITIENPNPAKTTVICRPSNNNPTQEGNYGIPVRREFSGGKRLLKGTWGPDAMLAIQWDELWIYNSDGEDGHEDMRQICVFKFSFNEYNSAFYKKFKISEKQCCAIESGKDAFLGLTVLPKSSFMTAIKINCWAKPSGFGWECVLSHESRIGTIPADVLDIQLINNNLHEVVSTYIGFTQVKPGWNSANLDDWYNMHQVRIPFSTAVIKFDDIEYGYLTYNDSFFKEKVLKQLNFGAMKITAVTNTQRTFSSWTGHRSGTRHYEAYFVSVSNDDYNAISVIRRQ is encoded by the coding sequence atggAAATCGTTACAGTATTACTAATAACAGTATTCGTTTGCTTCGTTGTTGCAAATATCAGCAAATATAATCCGAGCATTGATGAAACCCCAATAGATGTCAAAAATAAGACTAAATCAGTCctaaaagaattgaaaaaactcgACTACAATTTCAAGACCAACATTCAAATGGAATCAACAGCAGGCAATAATGTCCACATAAATATAGTTGACCCATGTGACCCAGCAGATAACGACAAACGTAAAACCTGCGACATGAATGACCCCAATTCCTGCAAGTCGTGTCCCTACACCACTTGCACCCATTTTGAATCCAAAGCATCGATCAATGGTATTACAATTCCCGAAAATCTCAATAAAGATCTTGGGTACTGCATTTCATCTACTGATATGTCAGAAGGTTGCAATAAATATCACGGCGATTGGGTTATGATAAAAGCATCCGCTACCATCAAAGACAACAGTAACGCCAATGACTACATCCGTTTTTGTCTTTGCAAAAAACCCGGATTCATTGGCAACCGTTCACTGTTTGGTAACTGCAGCACTCCATTTATCTGCGACGGTGAGGTTGAAGATATTAATACTGAGTATAAATCCATTAAGTGTAAATGTTTTGACGAATATAAATCAGTAACAGTTGGTGATGATGGTCGTATTTGCAAAGCTCCAACCGTTCGGGAACGTTCGAATTGGTTAACTGTTCCAAAGCCATTAAAATTGAAGGATACTTTCATAAAAgttgatgattattataacAACAATATAAAGGGTGATATTAATAAAGCTGATGAATTGATTGATCCCTGTAGTATTTGTCCGATAACTGGTAATCGAACTTACGGTAAATCGATAACTATTGAGAATCCAAATCCAGCAAAGACTACAGTCATATGTAGACCCAGTAATAATAATCCAACCCAAGAAGGCAATTATGGAATCCCAGTAAGAAGGGAATTCAGCGGAGGTAAACGTTTGCTAAAAGGAACTTGGGGTCCTGACGCGATGCTAGCGATACAGTGGGATGAGTTATGGATCTACAACAGTGACGGTGAAGACGGACATGAAGACATGAGACAAATAtgcgtatttaaattttcttttaatgagTACAATAGCgccttttataaaaaattcaaaatttctgaGAAACAATGTTGTGCTATTGAATCAGGTAAAGATGCATTTCTTGGTCTAACGGTATTACCAAAATCATCATTTATGACAGccattaaaataaactgttGGGCAAAACCATCCGGATTTGGTTGGGAGTGCGTTTTGTCACATGAGTCTAGAATAGGGACGATTCCTGCAGATGTTTTAGATATTcaactgataaataataatctgcACGAGGTAGTCTCTACGTACATTGGATTCACACAAGTAAAACCGGGATGGAATTCTGCCAATTTGGATGATTGGTACAATATGCATCAAGTAAGAATTCCCTTTAGTACAGcggttattaaatttgatgatattGAATATGGGTATTTAACTTACAATGATTCATTCTTTAAAGAGAAGGTACTAAAACAATTGAACTTTGGCGCAATGAAAATTACTGCAGTAACGAATACTCAGCGTACTTTCAGCAGTTGGACTGGTCATAGATCCGGTACAAGACATTATGAAGCATACTTTGTTTCTGTTAGTAACGATGACTATAACGCTATATCTGTTATAAGAAGGCAATAA